One Streptomyces umbrinus genomic window, CGGGCAACGTTTCGCCGACGACCCGGATCCAGCGAAGCGACGGCTGGTGGGGCTGGACCCCGAAGCACCCGTCGACGTTCTGGTCCGGTTGCTCGCCGACCCCGACGATCTTGTACGCGCCGTGGCAGCCGCACACCCCGCACTGCCGGTCGACCTCATCCTCGAAAGCTGCGGGAACCCGGAGACCTCCTCCTACGCCCTCAGCAACCCAGGCCTTCCCGCGGAAGTCATGCACCAATTCCTGGATGACGCGGGCATCCCCCGCTGACGCGGATCAATCGAGCGCGGGCCCCGTCGAGGACACCCGCAGCCGCATCACCACGCCACTCGCACCGCAGTCCGTCCGCTTCGGTCGATCCGTCGAACCCGGCACCTCCTCGCGACCGGAGGCCCACAGCCCTCGGCGGCACAGATTCACCACAGCCTCGACAGAGTGATTGACGCGCGCTGAACAGCGCTCTACCTTCTGATCGACTTTCCGAACCTGGTTCGAAATATCGGCCAACTCGCTTGCCTGGCTGCTTCCTTCACGTCCCGGTTCGCCCTCGCCGCGCAGCCGCTCACCCGCCCCCGTACGCCGCCTGGAGACCAAGATGAGCGCAAGACCCCAGCCGTCCCGCCGCCTCTTCCTCGGTATGGCCGCCGCCACTCCCCTGGCCGTGTCCGGCGTACTGACCCTCGGCGCCGGCACCGCCCACGCGGCCGACTCGGCGTACGTGATGTGCTACTTCACCGAGTCGACCAGCCTCGGCGCGGGCACCGACTACGGCCTTCACCTCGCCGTCAGCACCGACTCGCTCAACTGGACGCCGCTGAACCAGAACAACCCCGTGGTCACCCCCACCGCGGGCGCCCTCGGTCTGCGCGACCCGTTCCTCATGCGCAAGCAGGACGGCAGTTTCGTCGCCATCGCCACCGACCTCAAGGGCACGGACTGGAGCTACAACAGCCAGTACATCCATGTCTGGGACTCCGCCGACCTGCGCACCTTCACCGGTTACCGCCGCCTCAAGCTCCACGACATGACCACCCACAGCTGGGCCCCCGAGGCGTTCTGGGACGCAGGGCGAGGCCAGTACGCGGTCATCTACTCCTCGGTCAATTCCAGCGGCCATAACGTGATCATGGTGAACTACACCAGCGACTTCGTGACCGCCTCGGCCCCGCAGGTCTTCTTCGACCCCGGCTACGACGTCATCGACGGCAACATGGCCGTCGGCGTCAACGGCGTCAACTACCTCTTCTTCAAGAAGAACCAGACACTGGTGGCGGCGAGGTCCAGCTCTCTCGCCCCGGGCAGCTTCACCGAGTTCAGCGCGGGCGTCGCACACGGCGGCACCGAGGCCCCGACCGTGTTCAAGTCACTGACCTCGAACACCTGGTACCTGTGGGGTGACACGTACACCCCCAACGGCGTCTTCTACGCCTGGCAGTCCTCCAACCTTGCCTCGGGCACCTGGACCGCGCTCGACCAGAAGACCTACACCCAGCCGGTCAAC contains:
- a CDS encoding glycoside hydrolase family 43 protein, which translates into the protein MSARPQPSRRLFLGMAAATPLAVSGVLTLGAGTAHAADSAYVMCYFTESTSLGAGTDYGLHLAVSTDSLNWTPLNQNNPVVTPTAGALGLRDPFLMRKQDGSFVAIATDLKGTDWSYNSQYIHVWDSADLRTFTGYRRLKLHDMTTHSWAPEAFWDAGRGQYAVIYSSVNSSGHNVIMVNYTSDFVTASAPQVFFDPGYDVIDGNMAVGVNGVNYLFFKKNQTLVAARSSSLAPGSFTEFSAGVAHGGTEAPTVFKSLTSNTWYLWGDTYTPNGVFYAWQSSNLASGTWTALDQKTYTQPVNSKHCGIATITTAEYNNLLTKWGAPTWNRLKSYNFPDRYVRHANYAARIDTYPFDLYTDSQWKLVPGLADSSGVSFQSVNYPTRYLRHYNYQLQPDVNDGTSTYAGDATFYRTAGLADSSWSSFRSYNNPTRYIRHANYVLRIDPISTSTEQQDATFRVGY